One Leifsonia shinshuensis DNA window includes the following coding sequences:
- a CDS encoding GntR family transcriptional regulator, translated as MPEQPHVYERLRSAILDLDRVPGSRITERGLEAELGASRTPLRTALMRLEAEGLVRRDGRGWEVSPIDLGEIARLSELRDALETAAARLSAARATDDDLRALRDDLGAYDPDRRDEDAVGAGASFHVRLAALSGNHFFADSVSSAMTRLARTRWLEVRTADARRTAWEEHRAIVDQLAARDANAAADSIHRHIVGTHERLLAALDADARHLRARGLAIVR; from the coding sequence ATGCCCGAGCAGCCCCACGTGTACGAGCGCCTGCGCTCCGCGATCCTCGACCTGGACCGCGTGCCGGGCTCCCGCATCACCGAGCGCGGGCTCGAAGCCGAGCTCGGCGCGTCGCGCACGCCGCTGCGTACGGCCCTGATGCGCTTGGAGGCGGAGGGGCTGGTGAGGCGCGACGGCCGGGGCTGGGAGGTCTCCCCCATCGACCTGGGCGAGATCGCGCGGCTCAGCGAGCTCCGTGACGCCCTCGAGACCGCCGCCGCCCGGCTCAGCGCAGCACGTGCCACGGACGACGACCTGCGTGCGCTGCGCGACGACCTCGGCGCCTACGACCCTGACCGGCGGGACGAGGACGCCGTCGGCGCCGGCGCGAGCTTCCACGTGCGGCTCGCAGCGCTCAGCGGCAACCACTTCTTCGCCGACTCGGTCTCCTCGGCGATGACCCGGCTGGCCCGCACCCGCTGGCTGGAGGTCCGCACGGCCGACGCGCGGCGGACGGCCTGGGAGGAGCACCGCGCGATCGTCGACCAGCTCGCGGCGCGGGACGCGAACGCGGCGGCGGACAGCATCCACCGGCACATCGTGGGGACGCACGAGCGACTGCTCGCGGCGCTGGACGCGGACGCGCGGCACCTGCGGGCGCGCGGACTCGCGATCGTGCGCTAG
- a CDS encoding YraN family protein, translating into MAEKDVLGRRGEAVAAGWLEDRGYTIVARNWRCAHGELDLIARRGCVTAFVEVKTRSSIEYGHPFEAITPEKAARVRRLAAEWCRAHGPVRGETRIDAIAVLDAWSGKPSVEHLPGVA; encoded by the coding sequence ATGGCTGAGAAGGATGTTCTGGGCAGACGCGGCGAGGCCGTGGCGGCCGGCTGGCTCGAGGATCGGGGCTACACGATCGTGGCCCGCAACTGGCGCTGCGCGCACGGCGAGCTCGATCTGATCGCGCGCCGCGGATGCGTGACCGCGTTCGTGGAGGTCAAGACCCGCAGCTCGATCGAGTACGGGCACCCGTTCGAGGCGATCACGCCGGAGAAGGCGGCCCGAGTGCGCCGCCTGGCCGCGGAGTGGTGCCGGGCGCATGGACCCGTCCGCGGCGAGACGCGCATCGACGCGATCGCCGTGCTGGACGCGTGGAGCGGGAAGCCGTCGGTCGAGCACCTGCCGGGGGTGGCGTGA
- a CDS encoding DUF2469 family protein, whose translation MDEDEFDDYDREVELALYREYRDVVSQFKYVIETERRFYLANEVEFVRRDTEHDFYFELTMNDVWVWDVYRADRFVKSVRVLTFKDVNIEELSSKEFELPKELALDE comes from the coding sequence ATGGATGAGGACGAGTTCGACGACTACGACCGCGAGGTCGAGCTGGCTTTGTATCGCGAATACCGGGACGTCGTCTCCCAGTTCAAGTACGTGATCGAGACCGAGCGCCGCTTCTACCTCGCGAACGAGGTGGAGTTCGTGCGCAGGGACACCGAGCACGACTTCTACTTCGAGCTGACGATGAACGACGTCTGGGTGTGGGATGTCTACCGCGCCGACCGGTTCGTGAAGTCCGTTCGCGTGCTGACGTTCAAGGACGTGAACATCGAGGAGCTCTCGAGCAAGGAGTTCGAGCTCCCGAAGGAGCTGGCGCTCGACGAGTGA
- a CDS encoding MFS transporter — protein sequence MSRETRADTEQATRTPRPWLMLALGVVGQASSTVFVSTPAFLIPLLHTERGLSLAQAGLLASAPTLGLVLALIAWGALSDRIGERWVIASGLALTAAAAIGAMFVSSYVALGALFLVGGMAAASPNAASGRVVIGWFAKERRGLAMGIRQMCQPLGVAIAAISVPLLAASGGISAALAVPAVLCGVSAVLCAVGIVDPPRPPRRSADGEDTHPQATWRPYRETSLLWRIHAVSMLLVVPQFTVSTFGLVWLVTELHFTSLAAGVVIAVSQFAGAIGRIGVGVLSDRVGSHLVPLRWVSLAAVVVMLLMGAASALGSVAAAVILIVAAIVTVADNGLAYTSVAEIAGPFWSGRALGAQNTGQFLAASVVGPAVGALIGWVGFPLAFAAVAICPAVATPLVPRDRELAVVPE from the coding sequence ATGAGCCGAGAAACACGAGCGGACACCGAGCAGGCGACGAGAACACCGCGGCCGTGGCTCATGCTCGCGCTGGGCGTCGTCGGCCAGGCCAGCTCGACCGTCTTCGTCTCGACCCCGGCCTTCCTCATCCCGCTGCTGCACACCGAGCGCGGCCTGAGCCTCGCCCAGGCCGGCCTGCTCGCCTCCGCGCCGACGCTCGGGCTGGTGCTCGCGCTGATCGCCTGGGGAGCCCTGAGCGACCGGATCGGCGAGCGCTGGGTCATCGCCTCCGGACTGGCGCTCACGGCGGCCGCCGCGATCGGCGCCATGTTCGTCTCGTCGTACGTCGCGCTCGGCGCGCTGTTCCTGGTCGGCGGGATGGCCGCCGCGAGCCCCAACGCCGCGAGCGGCCGGGTGGTGATCGGCTGGTTCGCCAAGGAACGGCGCGGCCTCGCCATGGGCATCCGGCAGATGTGCCAGCCGCTCGGCGTCGCGATCGCCGCGATCAGCGTCCCGCTGCTGGCGGCCTCCGGAGGAATCTCCGCGGCCCTGGCCGTGCCCGCGGTGCTCTGCGGCGTCTCGGCCGTGCTGTGCGCCGTCGGGATCGTCGACCCGCCGCGTCCGCCGCGCCGCTCCGCCGACGGGGAGGACACCCACCCGCAGGCGACCTGGCGCCCGTACCGGGAGACCTCCCTGCTCTGGCGCATCCACGCCGTGTCGATGCTGCTGGTGGTGCCGCAGTTCACCGTGTCCACGTTCGGGCTGGTCTGGCTGGTCACGGAGCTGCATTTCACGTCGCTCGCCGCGGGAGTCGTGATCGCGGTCAGCCAGTTCGCCGGAGCGATCGGCCGGATCGGCGTCGGCGTGCTGAGCGACCGCGTCGGCAGCCACCTGGTGCCGCTGCGCTGGGTGTCGCTGGCCGCGGTCGTCGTCATGCTGCTGATGGGCGCGGCGTCCGCGCTGGGCTCGGTCGCCGCGGCCGTGATCCTCATCGTCGCCGCGATCGTGACCGTCGCCGACAACGGCCTCGCCTACACGTCGGTCGCCGAGATCGCCGGACCGTTCTGGTCGGGCCGGGCGCTCGGCGCGCAGAACACCGGTCAGTTCCTGGCCGCGTCGGTCGTCGGGCCGGCCGTCGGCGCGCTCATCGGCTGGGTCGGCTTCCCGCTCGCGTTCGCGGCCGTGGCGATCTGCCCGGCCGTGGCGACGCCGCTGGTGCCGCGCGACCGGGAGCTCGCCGTCGTCCCCGAATAG
- a CDS encoding RNA-binding protein, producing MLAPALTHLVKGIVDHPDDVHVVAKGSPRGEVLEVRVNPEDLGRVIGRSGRTAKALRTIVAALADGRRVRVDVVDD from the coding sequence TTGCTCGCTCCCGCTCTCACGCACCTGGTCAAGGGCATCGTCGACCACCCGGACGACGTGCACGTCGTGGCCAAGGGTTCGCCGCGTGGCGAGGTCCTCGAGGTTCGAGTGAACCCCGAGGACCTCGGGCGGGTCATCGGCCGTTCCGGCCGGACCGCCAAGGCCCTCCGCACCATCGTGGCCGCACTGGCCGACGGCCGCCGCGTCCGCGTCGACGTCGTCGACGACTGA
- a CDS encoding YifB family Mg chelatase-like AAA ATPase: MAVARTFAVALTGVRGDIVEVEADISAGLPAFVLIGLPDAALGESRKRVAAAAANAGCALTQRKLTVNLSPASLRKQGSGFDLAIAVAALAASGEIPAESPSLAVHIGELGLDGRLRPVPGVLPAVLAAREAGFARVLVPTANAEEASLVDGIDVVPVVGLRAAAIAHGAELDPVDETPVAVPDDAGPVDDEPDMADVAGNDDAVDAFVAAAAGRHNVSMIGPPGAGKTMLARRLPSLLPDLTPEQALETTSIRSLAGRGLGGGLVLRPPFEAPHHTASSAALVGGGSGRLVPGAVARASNGVLFLDEAAEFQPNVLDALRQPLESGRIVVDRAAGSASFPARFQLVLASNPCPCGRYGSADAECSCTPAGRRRYLARLSGPLLDRVDIRLTVRRLGLGALRTASDGTARTRTSQDLRLAVESARAAARDRLSGTGWTTNSQAAGTWLRAPERRLAASARATLDRSLERGALTMRGYDRTLRLAWTLADVDGTASPTADHVARALYLRRGVSA; this comes from the coding sequence ATGGCCGTCGCACGCACGTTCGCCGTCGCGCTGACCGGGGTCAGGGGCGACATCGTGGAGGTGGAGGCCGACATCTCGGCCGGCCTGCCCGCCTTCGTCCTCATCGGGCTGCCCGACGCGGCGCTCGGCGAGTCCCGCAAGCGCGTCGCCGCGGCCGCCGCCAACGCCGGCTGCGCTCTCACCCAGCGCAAGCTCACCGTGAACCTGTCGCCTGCGTCGCTGCGCAAGCAGGGGTCGGGCTTCGACCTGGCGATCGCGGTGGCCGCGCTGGCGGCCTCCGGGGAGATCCCCGCCGAGTCGCCGTCCCTGGCCGTCCACATCGGCGAGCTCGGCCTCGACGGCCGGCTGCGGCCGGTTCCGGGGGTGCTGCCCGCCGTCCTGGCCGCCCGGGAGGCCGGCTTCGCGCGGGTCCTCGTCCCGACGGCGAATGCCGAGGAGGCCTCCCTCGTCGACGGCATCGACGTCGTCCCGGTGGTCGGCCTGCGCGCCGCCGCCATCGCCCACGGCGCCGAGCTGGACCCCGTCGACGAGACCCCGGTGGCGGTTCCCGACGACGCCGGCCCGGTCGACGACGAGCCGGACATGGCCGACGTCGCCGGCAACGACGACGCGGTCGACGCGTTCGTCGCCGCAGCGGCGGGACGCCACAACGTCTCGATGATCGGGCCGCCGGGCGCGGGCAAGACGATGCTGGCGCGCCGCCTCCCGTCGCTGCTGCCCGATCTCACCCCCGAGCAGGCGCTGGAGACGACCTCGATCCGCTCCTTGGCGGGCCGTGGCCTGGGCGGGGGTCTGGTCCTGCGCCCGCCGTTCGAGGCCCCGCACCACACCGCGTCCTCCGCCGCCCTCGTCGGCGGAGGCAGTGGACGCCTCGTCCCGGGAGCCGTCGCGCGGGCGTCGAACGGCGTGCTGTTCCTGGACGAGGCCGCCGAGTTCCAGCCCAACGTGCTCGACGCCCTCCGCCAGCCACTGGAGTCCGGCCGGATCGTCGTCGACCGCGCCGCCGGAAGCGCGTCGTTCCCTGCGCGCTTCCAACTCGTGCTCGCCTCCAACCCGTGCCCGTGCGGCCGCTACGGCTCGGCCGACGCGGAGTGTTCCTGCACCCCGGCCGGCCGCCGCCGCTACCTCGCACGGCTCTCCGGCCCCCTGCTCGACCGCGTGGACATCCGTCTCACCGTGCGCCGCCTCGGCCTCGGCGCGCTCCGCACGGCCTCCGACGGCACGGCCCGGACCCGCACGAGCCAGGACCTCCGGCTGGCCGTCGAGAGCGCCAGGGCGGCCGCCCGCGACCGCCTCAGCGGCACGGGCTGGACGACGAACTCCCAGGCCGCCGGAACGTGGCTGAGAGCCCCCGAACGCCGGCTCGCCGCCTCCGCCCGCGCCACCCTCGACCGCTCCCTGGAGCGCGGCGCCCTCACGATGCGCGGCTACGACCGCACCCTGCGCCTGGCCTGGACCCTGGCGGACGTCGACGGCACCGCGAGCCCCACCGCGGACCATGTCGCTCGGGCGCTCTACCTGAGACGAGGTGTGAGCGCATGA
- the dprA gene encoding DNA-processing protein DprA yields MTRETFPGLTSQEVASLVRDVSTGIPYPDESAVVAAATRAALSAACEPGDTDAALLVGSIGAPATLRSVIGDTSPQSVRAALSDAGAPALPPIDRLRDALDRWRSRLPRAALHAPLERAARLGARLVSPEHPLWPTALDGLELGAPLTLWVRGDPARLPLLKHSVALVGARAASGYGEHVALECAAGLSDRGFAIVSGGAYGVDAAAHRAALSSDQVTVAFLAGGVDRLYPAGNDDLLQRIARSGLLIAELPPGSTPTRWRFLMRNRLIAAASTATIVVEAGARSGSLNTAGHAAQLGRPLGAVPGPITSPTSEGCHRLIREYGAICVTTPDEMAELAEPMGARLGAYENGGRS; encoded by the coding sequence ATGACGCGCGAGACGTTCCCCGGCCTCACATCCCAGGAGGTCGCATCCCTTGTGCGCGACGTCTCCACCGGCATCCCCTACCCGGACGAGTCCGCGGTGGTCGCGGCGGCGACGCGCGCAGCGCTCTCGGCCGCGTGCGAACCGGGCGACACCGACGCCGCGCTCCTGGTCGGGTCCATCGGCGCGCCGGCGACCCTCCGCTCCGTGATCGGCGACACGTCGCCGCAGTCCGTCCGCGCAGCGCTGAGCGACGCCGGCGCCCCCGCGCTCCCGCCGATCGACAGACTGCGCGACGCGCTCGACCGGTGGCGGTCGCGACTCCCGCGCGCCGCGCTGCATGCCCCGCTGGAACGCGCCGCCCGCCTCGGCGCCCGCCTCGTGTCGCCCGAGCACCCACTGTGGCCGACCGCGCTCGACGGCCTGGAGCTCGGCGCGCCCCTGACCCTCTGGGTCCGCGGCGACCCCGCCCGGCTGCCTCTGTTGAAGCACTCGGTCGCCCTGGTCGGCGCACGCGCCGCCAGCGGCTACGGCGAGCACGTCGCGCTGGAGTGCGCGGCCGGCCTGAGCGACCGAGGCTTCGCCATCGTCTCGGGAGGCGCCTACGGTGTCGACGCCGCGGCCCACCGCGCCGCCCTGTCCAGCGACCAGGTCACCGTCGCCTTCCTGGCCGGAGGCGTCGACCGTCTCTACCCGGCAGGCAACGACGACCTCCTCCAGCGGATCGCCCGCTCCGGCCTGCTGATCGCCGAGCTCCCACCGGGCTCCACCCCCACGCGCTGGCGCTTCCTGATGCGCAACCGCCTGATCGCCGCCGCCAGCACCGCGACCATCGTGGTGGAGGCCGGCGCCCGCTCCGGTTCCCTGAACACCGCCGGCCACGCCGCCCAGCTCGGCCGCCCTTTGGGAGCCGTGCCCGGCCCCATCACGTCCCCGACCTCGGAAGGCTGCCACCGCCTCATCCGCGAGTACGGCGCGATCTGTGTCACCACCCCCGACGAGATGGCGGAGCTGGCCGAACCGATGGGCGCACGCCTCGGTGCGTACGAGAACGGAGGCCGATCATGA
- the rimM gene encoding ribosome maturation factor RimM (Essential for efficient processing of 16S rRNA) has product MADHKLPRKEVAPRPGQTELRVGRLTKAHGLKGALKLELFTDEPERRFVPGAVFTLQVPTASKWHGRTIELTELRWYNGHPVGFFAGVDDRTEAETLVKAILWVSQDAKQLPAEEDAWYDHQLVGLSARRDGVEVGTVARVDHLPAQDLLVVRTADGEVLVPFVKAIVPEVDIAAGTVTLTPPAGLFEELPDDDEAEGAETADEPAGDTAEPEAEATEPENPED; this is encoded by the coding sequence GTGGCGGACCACAAGCTGCCCCGCAAGGAGGTCGCTCCGCGACCGGGTCAGACCGAGCTGCGCGTCGGCCGGCTGACCAAGGCGCACGGACTGAAGGGCGCTCTCAAGCTCGAGCTGTTCACGGACGAGCCCGAGCGTCGCTTCGTGCCTGGCGCCGTCTTCACGCTGCAGGTGCCCACGGCCTCCAAGTGGCACGGCAGGACCATCGAGCTCACGGAGCTGCGCTGGTATAACGGTCACCCGGTCGGCTTCTTCGCCGGCGTGGACGACCGGACCGAGGCGGAGACGCTGGTGAAGGCCATCCTCTGGGTGAGCCAGGACGCCAAGCAGCTCCCCGCCGAGGAGGACGCCTGGTACGACCACCAGCTGGTCGGGCTGAGCGCCCGCCGCGACGGCGTGGAGGTCGGCACCGTGGCCCGGGTCGACCACCTGCCCGCGCAGGATCTGCTGGTCGTCCGCACGGCGGACGGCGAGGTCCTGGTGCCGTTCGTGAAGGCGATCGTCCCCGAGGTGGACATCGCCGCGGGCACCGTGACGCTGACGCCGCCGGCCGGGCTCTTCGAGGAGCTTCCGGACGACGACGAGGCCGAGGGCGCTGAGACCGCCGACGAGCCAGCGGGCGACACGGCCGAGCCGGAGGCCGAAGCCACCGAACCGGAGAACCCCGAGGACTGA
- the map gene encoding type I methionyl aminopeptidase, producing the protein MIELRTPAEIEQMRPAGRFVAEVLAETAAAAKVGVNLLELDRIAHDLIRRRGAESCYIDYHPSFGASPFGKVICTSVNDAVLHGLPHDYRLRDSDLLSLDFAASVDGWVADSAVSLVVGTARDEDVRLIDTTRRALTAGIAAAQPGGRVGDISAAIAAVAHAEGYSVNTQFGGHGVGRTMHGDPHIPNDGRAGRGFPLRPGLVVAIEPWFLETTDRIFTDPDGWTLRSADGSRGAHSEHTVAITEDGPLVLSAP; encoded by the coding sequence GTGATCGAGCTGAGGACCCCCGCCGAGATCGAGCAGATGCGGCCGGCCGGCCGGTTCGTCGCCGAGGTCCTCGCCGAGACCGCCGCCGCCGCGAAGGTGGGCGTGAATCTCCTGGAGCTGGACCGGATCGCGCACGACCTGATCCGCCGCCGCGGGGCGGAGTCCTGCTACATCGACTACCACCCGTCGTTCGGGGCGAGCCCGTTCGGCAAGGTGATCTGCACCTCCGTCAACGACGCCGTCCTGCACGGCCTCCCCCACGACTACCGGCTGCGCGACAGCGACCTGCTCAGCCTCGACTTCGCCGCGAGCGTCGACGGCTGGGTGGCCGACTCGGCGGTCAGCCTCGTGGTCGGCACGGCGCGCGACGAGGACGTCCGGCTCATCGACACGACCCGTCGGGCGCTGACCGCGGGGATCGCCGCAGCCCAGCCGGGAGGCCGCGTCGGCGACATCTCCGCGGCGATCGCCGCCGTGGCGCACGCCGAGGGCTACTCGGTGAACACGCAGTTCGGCGGCCACGGGGTCGGGCGGACGATGCACGGCGACCCGCACATCCCGAACGACGGCCGCGCCGGACGCGGTTTCCCGCTGCGGCCGGGGCTCGTCGTCGCGATCGAGCCGTGGTTCCTGGAGACCACCGACCGGATCTTCACCGACCCGGACGGCTGGACGCTGCGGTCGGCCGACGGCTCGCGCGGCGCGCATTCCGAGCACACCGTCGCCATCACGGAGGACGGCCCCCTCGTCCTCAGCGCGCCGTAG
- a CDS encoding ribonuclease HII, translated as MTPVSPSLRFEKALYRDGVTSIVAVDEVGRGALAGPVAVGMVVIDTAVKRIPPGLRDSKLLPEPVREALEPACRRWSLFHAVGMASAAEVDSLGIMRCLGLAGARAVAMLEDQGAQVRESTMILDGNYDYLSPALMRPARVVTRIKADRDCASVAAASVIAKVHRDRLMIGHDVDYPGYGWVSNKGYSTPEHFAAIAELGPSALHRLTWLKDLATLDMPS; from the coding sequence ATGACCCCGGTCTCGCCGTCGCTGCGCTTCGAGAAGGCGCTCTACCGCGACGGCGTCACCTCGATCGTGGCCGTCGACGAGGTCGGCCGCGGGGCCCTCGCCGGCCCGGTGGCCGTCGGCATGGTGGTCATCGACACCGCGGTCAAGCGCATCCCGCCTGGGCTGCGCGACTCCAAGCTGCTGCCGGAGCCGGTGCGCGAGGCGCTCGAACCCGCCTGCCGGCGCTGGTCCCTGTTCCACGCCGTCGGGATGGCCTCAGCCGCCGAGGTGGACTCGCTCGGCATCATGCGCTGCCTCGGTCTCGCCGGGGCCCGCGCGGTCGCGATGCTGGAGGATCAGGGCGCGCAGGTGCGCGAGAGCACGATGATCCTCGACGGCAACTACGACTACCTCAGTCCGGCGCTGATGCGTCCGGCACGGGTGGTCACCCGGATCAAGGCCGACCGCGACTGCGCGTCGGTGGCGGCGGCCTCCGTCATCGCGAAGGTCCACCGCGACCGGCTGATGATCGGCCACGACGTGGACTATCCCGGCTACGGCTGGGTGAGCAACAAGGGCTATTCGACCCCGGAGCACTTCGCCGCGATCGCCGAGCTCGGCCCGAGCGCGCTGCACCGGCTGACCTGGCTGAAGGACCTCGCGACGCTCGATATGCCGAGCTAG
- the rpsP gene encoding 30S ribosomal protein S16 → MAVKIRLKRLGKIRAPYYRIVVADSRTKRDGRVIEEIGLYHPTEEPSRIEVDSERAQYWLGVGAQPSEQVLVLLKLTGDWGKFKGDKDAVSTVKTAEAKESFVADEKKKPVLKPKKDETVAKAEAVVEAEVEAEEAAEAEVVAEAEEITEAADGEKA, encoded by the coding sequence GTGGCTGTCAAAATCCGTCTGAAGCGCCTGGGCAAGATCCGCGCTCCGTACTACCGCATCGTCGTCGCCGACTCGCGCACCAAGCGCGACGGCCGCGTCATCGAGGAGATCGGTCTGTACCACCCGACCGAGGAGCCCTCGCGCATCGAGGTCGACTCCGAGCGTGCGCAGTACTGGCTCGGCGTCGGCGCTCAGCCGTCCGAGCAGGTGCTGGTGCTCCTCAAGCTCACCGGTGACTGGGGCAAGTTCAAGGGCGACAAGGACGCCGTCTCGACCGTGAAGACGGCCGAGGCCAAGGAGTCCTTCGTCGCCGACGAGAAGAAGAAGCCGGTCCTGAAGCCGAAGAAGGACGAGACCGTCGCGAAGGCGGAGGCCGTCGTCGAGGCCGAGGTCGAAGCCGAGGAGGCCGCTGAGGCCGAGGTCGTCGCCGAGGCTGAAGAGATCACCGAAGCCGCTGACGGCGAGAAGGCGTAA
- a CDS encoding type II toxin-antitoxin system VapC family toxin, translating into MAHYVIDASAAIELAEAGYVPATGDSLLAPTLLRCEVLALLRRSVVAGERDDLAARTLIAAVDRLPIRLLGDRVLRKTAWRLATELGLPDTFAAEYVALTVLHGDALVTDMPDVYVGASVPLRTGADLLRS; encoded by the coding sequence GTGGCCCATTACGTGATCGACGCCTCCGCCGCCATCGAGCTGGCGGAGGCCGGTTACGTCCCGGCCACCGGCGACTCCCTGCTCGCTCCCACACTGCTGCGCTGCGAGGTGCTCGCGCTGCTGCGCCGCTCCGTCGTGGCGGGCGAGCGGGACGACCTCGCCGCCCGCACGCTGATCGCCGCCGTCGACCGGCTGCCGATCCGGCTGCTCGGCGACCGCGTGCTGCGGAAGACCGCCTGGCGTCTCGCCACGGAGCTCGGCCTGCCCGACACGTTCGCGGCCGAGTACGTCGCGCTCACCGTCCTGCACGGCGACGCGCTCGTCACCGACATGCCGGACGTCTACGTCGGCGCGTCCGTCCCGCTGCGCACCGGCGCCGACCTGCTGCGCTCCTAG
- the lepB gene encoding signal peptidase I — translation MTDETLPTRPERVARRERGRRSGLLFLRDVLIVVVIALLVAFLVKTFVVRSFYIPSGSMENTLQINDKILVNELQPSLFPLSRGDVVVFRDPGGWLPKTPPAPRNPLAQAADTALTFVGLSASDSDDHLVKRLIGLPGDHVVCCDAAGRITVNGVAIREPYIEIPAGQTNAATLAFDVTVPKGHIWVMGDNRYDSQDSSRNQALPGHGFVPLDHVVGRAAVISWPVSRWTWLDDYPEVFRGVEEKKE, via the coding sequence ATGACGGACGAGACACTGCCCACGCGACCCGAGCGCGTGGCGCGGCGAGAGCGTGGCAGGCGCAGCGGCCTGCTGTTCCTGCGGGATGTGCTGATCGTCGTGGTGATCGCGCTGCTCGTGGCCTTCCTGGTGAAGACGTTCGTGGTGCGGTCCTTCTACATCCCTTCCGGGTCGATGGAGAACACCCTCCAGATCAACGACAAGATCCTCGTGAACGAGCTGCAGCCGTCGCTGTTCCCGCTCAGCCGCGGTGACGTCGTGGTGTTCCGGGACCCGGGAGGCTGGCTCCCCAAGACGCCGCCGGCGCCCCGCAACCCGCTGGCCCAGGCGGCGGACACCGCCCTCACCTTCGTCGGCCTGTCGGCCTCCGACAGCGACGACCACCTCGTGAAGCGGCTCATCGGCCTTCCCGGGGACCACGTGGTCTGCTGCGACGCGGCCGGGCGGATCACCGTCAACGGCGTCGCCATCCGCGAGCCGTACATCGAGATCCCGGCCGGCCAGACCAACGCGGCCACCCTCGCCTTCGACGTCACCGTGCCGAAGGGCCACATCTGGGTGATGGGGGACAACCGCTACGACTCCCAGGACTCCTCGCGCAACCAGGCGCTGCCCGGACACGGCTTCGTGCCGCTCGACCATGTCGTCGGGCGGGCGGCCGTGATCAGCTGGCCGGTCAGCAGATGGACGTGGTTGGACGACTATCCTGAAGTCTTCCGAGGCGTGGAGGAGAAGAAGGAATGA
- the rplS gene encoding 50S ribosomal protein L19 → MHILDQVDAASLKSDIPAFRAGDTVKVHVNIIEGSRSRIQVFQGVVIGRSGEGVRETFTVRKVSFQVGVERTFPVHSPVIDHIEVVTRGDVRRAKLYYLRELRGKKAKIKEKREN, encoded by the coding sequence ATGCACATCCTCGATCAGGTGGACGCCGCGTCCCTCAAGTCGGACATCCCCGCGTTCCGTGCCGGCGACACCGTCAAGGTGCACGTCAACATCATCGAGGGCAGCCGCTCTCGTATCCAGGTCTTCCAGGGCGTCGTGATCGGCCGCTCGGGCGAAGGCGTCCGCGAGACCTTCACGGTCCGCAAGGTCAGCTTCCAGGTCGGCGTCGAGCGCACCTTCCCGGTGCACTCGCCGGTCATCGACCACATCGAGGTCGTCACCCGCGGTGACGTCCGTCGCGCCAAGCTGTACTACCTCCGCGAGCTGCGCGGCAAGAAGGCGAAGATCAAGGAGAAGCGCGAGAACTGA
- the trmD gene encoding tRNA (guanosine(37)-N1)-methyltransferase TrmD: MRIDIVTIFPTFFDVLDISLLGKARQAGIIQLGVHDLRDHTHDRHRTVDDTPYGGGAGMVMKPEPWGEALDAVVDGSDDPVLLFPSPAGEVFTQAMARELATESHLVFGCGRYEGIDQRVFDEYASRARVRLVSIGDYVLNGGEVATMAMIEAIGRLIPGVVGNPESLVQESHEDGLLEYPSYTKPAEWRGHDVPPILLSGNHGAIENWRREQSLARTARVRPDLLP, encoded by the coding sequence ATGCGCATCGACATCGTCACGATCTTCCCGACCTTCTTCGATGTGCTCGACATCTCCCTGCTCGGCAAGGCGCGGCAGGCGGGCATCATCCAGCTCGGCGTCCACGACCTCCGCGACCACACCCATGACCGGCACCGCACGGTGGACGACACCCCCTACGGCGGCGGCGCCGGGATGGTGATGAAGCCGGAGCCGTGGGGGGAGGCGCTGGACGCGGTGGTGGACGGCTCGGACGACCCGGTACTGCTGTTCCCGTCGCCCGCCGGCGAGGTGTTCACCCAGGCGATGGCCCGCGAGCTCGCGACCGAGTCGCACCTGGTGTTCGGCTGCGGCCGCTACGAGGGCATCGACCAGCGCGTGTTCGACGAGTACGCCTCCCGCGCCCGCGTGCGGCTGGTGAGCATCGGCGACTACGTGCTCAACGGCGGCGAGGTCGCCACGATGGCGATGATCGAGGCGATCGGCCGGCTGATCCCCGGCGTCGTCGGCAACCCGGAGAGCCTGGTCCAGGAGTCGCACGAGGACGGCCTCCTGGAGTACCCGTCGTACACGAAGCCGGCCGAGTGGCGCGGCCACGACGTGCCGCCGATCCTGCTCTCCGGCAACCACGGCGCGATCGAGAACTGGCGCCGGGAGCAGTCCCTCGCCCGCACTGCGCGGGTGCGGCCCGACCTGCTGCCGTAA